DNA sequence from the Prochlorothrix hollandica PCC 9006 = CALU 1027 genome:
ATTTAGCACTGCTGTAGAAACCCTTACTATTTTACGCTTCTGACCCGGAAAATGTATGGGTTCTGTCGGCGGTCATTACTGGCAAACTCAGCTTTGGCTCCCCCTCCCATCACGGTAGTCAGTTTGTGACCCGACTCCTCACCGTGACCACTGCTCTGCTTGACTGACACAACTTCTGAAAAGCTTATGTTTCCGTAGGTTGGGTAGAGCCTTGCGAAACCCAACACAACCATTGTGGCTGTTGGGTTTCGTACCTCAACCCAACCTACAGCGACCATCTTGTGTCAGTCAACCAGCCACTGCTCTCAAGGCATACAGCAGTCCTAAATGGGTCGTGTGGTGTGCGCCCTCCGGGCGCACACCACACCAAGGGTTTCAGCCGTCGAGATCCTTACAACTGATTTAGGGTTGCTGTAATAGCGATCGAGTCTGCAATTCTTAGCCCACGAAATTATGGAGAAAAACCTTAAAGCAATGACTGAAGTCGTTACTACAAACCAAAAAGCTCGTAGTGAGGGCTTTAGTCTTCATTCCCCCACCGTCAACATCAAGCTCACCCAGTTTCTCCCCTCCCTCGCACCCGCAAAGCAGCCTCGAAACCATCAGCAATGCCGCCTACCCATACGCGCAACTGGGCCAATACATCGCCTGCATCAAAGTCGTTGATACCTTTGGCTGCGATACCTCCCTTCACTCAAGAGAACCTCATGTCTACTCTGATTCAGCAAACTACAAAAACTTTAGAAGCGCCAGAAATAGTCACTCTTGAAAAAAAAGTCTGGACTGATGAAGCGTTCATGGCACTACCCGATGACGGGCATCACTATGAGATTGTCAATGGAGAATTGATTGACATGGGAAATTCTGGGGCATTACATGGTTATGTATGCAGCACTTTAATGATTTTGCTCGGCGGTTATATCCGCATTCAGAACCTTGGAGCCATGTTTGACTCCAGTACCGCTTTCAAAATGAAAAACGGTAATAAACGCTCTCCTGATATTTCCTTCTTTGGCAAAGACCGCTTGCAAGGAATAACAGAACTCCC
Encoded proteins:
- a CDS encoding Uma2 family endonuclease, which codes for MSTLIQQTTKTLEAPEIVTLEKKVWTDEAFMALPDDGHHYEIVNGELIDMGNSGALHGYVCSTLMILLGGYIRIQNLGAMFDSSTAFKMKNGNKRSPDISFFGKDRLQGITELPSGFLEGAPDLAVEVLSPGNTIAEIDEKIAEYFQNGARLVWVISPTQHYVLVYRSAPEPDRLLKSGDCLDGEDVVAGFTLPVANLFQKLSF